The following nucleotide sequence is from Coffea eugenioides isolate CCC68of chromosome 3, Ceug_1.0, whole genome shotgun sequence.
TGCAGGGGCTTGTGAATGAGTTGATTGACAAGCTTAAAAAACGGCGAGTAGTAGAAAAATATTCTGAAGCTTCCTCTGTTTTATAgtttttgccattttttttttgaattctttGCCTGTTAGTGATGGATTGATTAATGGGCTGTCTTTCGTTTTGGTTTTAATGTTAATACGTTGGCAGAAAGGTGAAGGGATCACTGGAAACTCCTTTGCAGACTGCAGAGCTGCTGAGGTCTGTGATTTCTGTACAAAAACTTCCTCCTACAAATAAGGCTGCAGCATTGATTAACGCTGTGAGGGATGTAGGGGAGAAGTTGATTGCTGCAAACCCTGTTGGTGAGCCTCTTGCTAGCTTCTGTCGTAAATGAGCTTCTTCTTAGTGGTTGATTGGATATGTAAGCAAGAATTCAGTTGAACTCAACGTGACAGCACTAAATTAGCGTTGAACTATAGTTACCAATAATAGTTTTTGGTTGATTGTTGCGTAGGAAATGTTCAAATGAATGTAATTTAATTGGACACAAAGAACTGAATTTAGTGATGGATTGTTGTTACTCGTTGGTAACTTTTGCTTCATTGATTTTTATTAGTAACATGTCATTGTTGCAGAATGCTTGTTGAAAATTCATTTCTTTGGCTAGTATTGCATCTGGGACTTCTGCTTGTAGATTAGTTGCTTTTCTTTAGAAGTTTGCAAGCGTTTGAAAAGGGATCTCCAGCCTCTGTATCGTACCCTGTTAGAAGGCAGATATATAAGACGTGTAACGTTCTGCTTGCTGTGTAAAACTGGAAACATTTTGTAAACATAGAAATCAACCTCAAAATTGGATTTTCGATCCTTTCCTTTCAAGTGCCTTGCTCGTTGACCACCTAATCGCTCAGtacctcttttcttcttcaatttcagaAGTATACAGAATTTTCAATGTGAATTTGtgcaatttctggtttgctggTTAGAAGTCAAACTTTTGTGTTTGCCCCGCGGCaagtatcatgttttaagaactttgaaTTGAATTGCAGAACTTTCTGTTGGGAATGTTATTAGACGCGTCCTTCATATTATTAGAGAGGAGGATTTATCCCCATCAAGTGATGAAGCTGGGGATAATGAGGAGGAAATCACTTGGCTCAGAGACAATACTGCTCCATATGTTGCTGAAATTATACGCCCTCCATTACTGCACATGCTTCATACCTTTTCATCTGCCGAGGAAAAATCCAAATGTTAGGCTTGCAACCCTTTACATTTGAGTGTTTTTTATCAAGTGTAGGAAACTTGATTTGGATTACACATAataatcccttttttttttttcctgtttttcaTCTCAGCTTATATATTTGGAAGGAGCAGGAAGCTAAAGCATGATGTCATTGAGGCAATTAATATGTTAATCGAAGATGTTAATATCTGTTATGAACTAATTGCAGAGCAGGCAGTTGAGCATATTCATCACAAGTAGTTATCGTTGAATCTTTGCTCAAGTTGATATGTTGATTTGCTTTGCTTGTTCTGCTCTACTTATATTTGCATATGTTATTCGTTCCTGTTTGGTAATCGTCCCGGAACATCAATGTGAGGTGACAAAATTCTAGTTCTTAAGAATTGCCAAGTCAATGAAATTCCAAGCTCTTTCTTTCTGTTGCTTATATCTGGGGCTGACTAACAAACTGATCCTTCTTGGATTCATGCATGTCATAAATGATCATAGGAAAGTTATGgcatttcttttccattgtaGATAGGGTTTAGGATTTGTATGTCGAAAGCATCTATCATCTTGCTAGATTACATTTTTACATGAACTAGGCGATTCTGCTACCGATCATGGATAAGAAACTTCCTAACCAGAGTATGTTTGCCAACTTGATGAAggaaatgtttcttgaattattagTAATTTCAGCAGTTTGAACTGGGTTGAGAACAAGGTTCAAAGACTCGGTCGAGTCATCACTAGAACGGAGCTTTCCGATCCAATACCGGGACGAGATAACGAATCGCCGAGAACTCGTTCGAGACGTCTCCGCGACAGATAAAAACGGCCGAGTCGTCCCGAGTCAACCCGAGTCAactcaaaattttatttattttttgctatttttaaattatttttatttatcatattttttgtaatttttagaatattaaatattttaaaattttgcgTCTTGCCGAGACCACGACCAATATACCGAGACCGATATAGAACGGTCTGAGCCGCAACCGCAaccgcgaccgcgactttgaaccatggttgAGAATGTTTCAAATCTTCTAAATTTTGTAGGCAGATACATGTCTAGAAATTCGGTCCcataaagatttttttttttttttcatatattgTGAATTAGGAGCATTAGTTTTTAACCATTTCCTCTGATTCCAGTGAAACGATATTGACCCTGGGTTGGTCTAGAACTGTATTGGAATTCTTACTTGCTGCGAAGGACAAAAAACGttcatttcatgtttttgtagctGAAGGTGCCCCAAGGTCTGTGACTTTTAAGCTCATCTTATCTGTAAAGTGGCAGACAATGGATGATACTCTTAATCTTCATAACATTATGTGCATATGTTATGCATCAGGTGCCATGGCCATGCTCTTGCACAAGAGCTTGTTGGAAGAGGTTTAAAAACTACAGTAATTGCAGATGCTTCAGTTTTTGCAATGATTTCTCGTGTAAACATGGTAACTTTTGGGTTGTCATTTCTTTTGAGTTTTAGTGTAGATAATAGTCGTGTGGCATTATACACTCTTAACCACAAGTTTTATGAAGGTTATAGTTGGAGTTCATGCGGTGATGGCCAATGGCGGTGTCATTGCTCCTGTTGGCATGGATATGGTCGCACTTGCTGCTCAGAAGTTTGCTGTTCCAGTTGTTGTCGTTGCTGGCATTCACAAGGTACATCATGCAAAAGCATTAGTGTGGTGCTTCCAAACTTCTTGATCATTAGATCTCCGTAATCAATGAGAACAATTTGCCAATTTTTTTCCCATAAAACCTTGCTCATTGTGATCTTTTATGGAGTATCTATTAGAGCATCCACAGCGCAGTGCAATAGAGGGTATAATGGCTCCCCATAACACCGTGCCATGGAGATTACACGCATAATATCCATTATGCGTGTAATCCATGATGCCGTGGGACTCAtaatcatttttaaaataattctAACCAACAACGTTCATAACCAATTTTAGCTCTAACGGTAAATTTGCCAGCAACGTTcatagaaaaagatatattattcaaacttaaaaattaataatatcatttttagaaaa
It contains:
- the LOC113765840 gene encoding translation initiation factor eIF-2B subunit beta-like, translated to MPDMQGLVNELIDKLKKRRVKGSLETPLQTAELLRSVISVQKLPPTNKAAALINAVRDVGEKLIAANPVELSVGNVIRRVLHIIREEDLSPSSDEAGDNEEEITWLRDNTAPYVAEIIRPPLLHMLHTFSSAEEKSKSYIFGRSRKLKHDVIEAINMLIEDVNICYELIAEQAVEHIHHNETILTLGWSRTVLEFLLAAKDKKRSFHVFVAEGAPRCHGHALAQELVGRGLKTTVIADASVFAMISRVNMVIVGVHAVMANGGVIAPVGMDMVALAAQKFAVPVVVVAGIHKLRPLYPENPEVSLNDMRSPSELLELGKFSDCMDFGSVDGAPLVHVANPVFDYVPPELVSLVITDIGGHKPSYIYRLIADYYSSQDYVRYGRDALFKL